A DNA window from Anastrepha obliqua isolate idAnaObli1 chromosome 5, idAnaObli1_1.0, whole genome shotgun sequence contains the following coding sequences:
- the LOC129247007 gene encoding serine/threonine-protein kinase GL21140: protein MRYRKYRKCSWSADDQIVRLTRMEVQTVNNHLNNSLISPPALSQSQQAQLNNSIIALSRSNSPASSNSEIEKELQDLDLNSSLNSGSVSLGAELNCKSNGSLSGASTTSSTTGLTTSVTTAAAAAAAPATTATSSTEALINGNGTDATNAGNSSTIAGATASNALAQVKKRISSSRTPTRKARRIKFYRNGDRFYTGITIPVSNERYRSFESLFEDLTRLLEENVKIPGAVRTIYTMCGKKISTLDELEDGQSYICSCNNENFKKIEYNTTSQPLANLTLSNKTNNRLSKAYRPSSPLKNGTGTYNSGGGGVAGGGAGGNGVNVTTNGSPVLKLNERDSVVHPRIVTLIRNGTKPRTIMRLLLNKRNSPSFDHVLTAITQVVRLDTGYVRKVFTLSGSPVVQLADFFGPDDIFFAYGTERVNNPDDFKLEPDEHKAIQAIRKSLRTAGTTYKGPKPKMPVKSKNLNSAKHQQNHQQEPCDQIVDEDLAALNESGIDASELPGVIRERYALGQIIGDGNFAVVLKIKDRQNGLPYALKIIDKSKCKGKEHYIDAEVRVMKKLQHPHIISLILDVDQQSNMYLVLEYVSGGDLFDAITRVTRFSENQSRVMIKHLASAMAYLHSMSIVHRDIKPENLLVELDANGSVTELKLADFGLACEVTEPLYAVCGTPTYVAPEILLETGYGLKIDVWAAGIILYILLCGFPPFVSPDNQQEPLFDAIITGVYEFPDPYWSDIGDGVRDLIANMLQSDPDVRFTSEDILDHYWTLGECIDYSS, encoded by the exons AATGGAAGTTCAAACGGTGAACAATCACCTAAATAACTCCCTCATATCACCGCCAGCCTTGTCACAGTCACAACAAGCTCAATTAAATAACAGTATCATTGCTCTGAGCCGCAGCAACAGTCCGGCCAGCTCGAATTCGGAAATCGAAAAAGAGCTGCAAGATTTGGATTTGAATAGTTCACTGAATAGTGGCAGTGTTAGTTTGGGTGCCGAACTAAACTGTAAATCAAATGGTTCGCTGAGCGGTGCATCTACTACAAGCTCGACGACAGGCCTCACAACATCAGTGaccacagcagcagcagcagcggcggcgCCAGCGACAACAGCGACATCATCTACTGAAGCATTAATAAATGGCAATGGTACTGATGCAACAAATGCTGGTAATAGCTCTACAATAGCCGGCGCCACAGCAAGCAATGCATTGGCACAGGTGAAGAAGCGCATTTCCAGCAGCCGAACACCAACACGCAAAGCGAGGCGAATAAAATTCTATCGCAATGGCGATCGATTCTATACGGGTATTACCATTCCAGTCTCAAATGAACGTTATAG ATCATTTGAGAGCCTTTTTGAAGACTTAACACGATTATTAgaggaaaatgtaaaaattccaGGAGCTGTGCGTACAATTTATACCATGTGTGGCAAGAAG ATCTCCACTTTGGACGAACTCGAAGACGGCCAAAGCTATATTTGTTCCTGTAATAacgagaatttcaaaaaaatcgaatacaaCACCACCTCACAACCATTAGCCAACTTGACACTCTCCAACAAGACAAACAATCGTTTGTCCAAAGCTTATCGTCCATCGTCGCCGCTTAAGAATGGTACCGGCACGTACAATAGCGGTGGTGGCGGTGTAGCTGGGGGCGGCGCTGGCGGTAATGGTGTAAATGTCACCACTAATGGCAGTCCAGTACTGAAACTAAATGAACGCGATAGCGTCGTACATCCCCGTATTGTGACGCTGATAAGAAATGGCACCAAACCACGGACA atTATGCGCCTTCTGCTGAATAAACGCAATAGTCCCAGCTTTGATCATGTACTAACCGCCATCACACAAGTGGTACGCCTTGATACCGGTTATGTACGCAAAGTGTTTACGCTCTCCGGCAGTCCGGTTGTACAACTTGCCGATTTCTTCGGTCCCGATGACATTTTCTTCGCCTATGGCACAGAACGCGTTAACAATCCAGATGATTTTAAGCTCGAACCTGACGAACACAAAGCCATACAAGCGATACGGAAATCGTTACGTACCGCAGGAACTACTTACAAGGGCCCCAAACCGAAAATGCCAGTAAAGAGTAAAAATCTGAATAGCGCCAAGCATCAACAGAATCATCAACAAGAACCATGTGATCAGATTGTTGATGAAGATTTGGCGGCGCTAAATGAGAGCGGCATTGATGCAAGTGAACTGCCGGGAGTAATACGTGAGCGTTACGCGTTAGGACAAATTATAGGCGATGGTAATTTTGCTGTTGTACTGAAGATCAAAGATCGGCAGAATGGTTTGCCATATGCGTTGAAAATCATCGATAAAAGCAAATGTAAAGGCAAAGAGCACTATATCGATGCAGAAGTGCGTGTAATGAAGAAGTTACAACATCCACACATTATTTCATTAATCTTGGATGTCGATCAGCAGTCGAATATGTACTTGGTGCTGGAGTACGTGAGTG gtGGTGATCTTTTCGATGCTATTACGCGTGTAACACGTTTTTCTGAAAATCAGTCACGCGTGATGATCAAGCATTTGGCCTCAGCCATGGCCTATTTACATTCCATGAGCATTGTGCATCGTGACATTAAACCTGAGAATCTattg GTTGAGTTGGACGCCAATGGTAGTGTAACCGAACTAAAATTAGCTGATTTTGGTTTGGCCTGTGAAGTGACTGAACCATTGTATGCAGTGTGCGGCACCCCAACTTATGTGGCACCGGAGATACTATTGGAAACAGGTTACGGATTGAag ATCGATGTCTGGGCAGCTGGTATAATACTATACATCCTGCTTTGCGGTTTTCCACCCTTTGTGTCGCCCGACAATCAACAAGAGCCACTATTCGATGCCATCATTACGGGAGTATATGAATTCCCCGATCCCTATTGGTCTGATATTGGCGATGGTGTACGCGATCTCATTGCAAACATGCTGCAATCGGATCCCGATGTACGTTTCACTAGCGAAGATATACTGGATCACTACTGGACTCTGGGTGAATGTATTGACTATAGTAGTTGA